From a region of the Streptomyces venezuelae genome:
- a CDS encoding CBS domain-containing protein: MTSTPYTVADVMTTKVIAVTPSTGFKDIATAMERWKVTALPVIEGEGHVVGVVSEADLLPKEEFHEHRPGLIEQMRRLGDTAKAGSTRAENLMTTPAVTIRPDATLPQAARLMADRHIKRLPVVDADGTLKGIVSRADLLKVFLRTDEELATEIRRTVVDRLFPLSHEAVKVTVAQGVATLTGEVRDGDLIPLAERLTHSVEGMVDVHCRLVAPARA, from the coding sequence ATGACCTCCACCCCGTACACCGTCGCCGACGTCATGACCACCAAGGTCATCGCCGTCACCCCCTCGACCGGCTTCAAGGACATCGCCACCGCGATGGAGCGGTGGAAGGTGACCGCCCTCCCCGTCATCGAGGGCGAGGGCCACGTCGTCGGCGTCGTCTCCGAAGCCGATCTCTTGCCCAAGGAGGAGTTCCACGAGCACCGCCCGGGCCTGATCGAACAGATGCGCCGCCTGGGCGACACCGCCAAGGCCGGCTCCACCCGAGCCGAGAACCTGATGACCACCCCGGCCGTCACGATCCGCCCCGATGCCACCCTGCCTCAGGCCGCGCGTCTCATGGCCGACCGGCACATCAAGCGACTCCCTGTCGTCGACGCCGACGGCACCCTCAAGGGCATCGTCAGCCGCGCCGACCTCCTCAAGGTCTTCCTCCGCACCGACGAAGAACTCGCCACCGAGATCCGCCGCACCGTCGTAGACCGCCTCTTTCCCCTCTCCCACGAAGCCGTCAAGGTCACCGTGGCACAAGGTGTCGCCACGCTGACCGGCGAGGTTCGCGACGGCGACCTGATCCCCCTCGCCGAACGCCTCACCCACTCCGTCGAGGGCATGGTGGACGTCCACTGCCGACTGGTTGCACCGGCCAGGGCGTGA